Part of the Labeo rohita strain BAU-BD-2019 unplaced genomic scaffold, IGBB_LRoh.1.0 scaffold_1899, whole genome shotgun sequence genome is shown below.
TccgtctgctgacacgtccgcctgtcaGCACGTGGTGTGTTGCGTAACGCGGCGTCTGGTtcgtggcctgttccatgggtctgttcccatatgtaacgtcgtagtgaaacgactgaaggggaacgtctaggttacgtacgtaaccctcgttccctgaaggagggaacggagacgttacatcccctgccacaacctgacgtcgcgctgacgccgggctgcggctcggctcctcagcaaaaacctgaatgagtggttgcacgccgccctCTTATATATCCGTGTGTACGGAGGAGTGgttcggcatgcaaataccactcgccaatgttcattggccttttgaataaggcttggagatgattggactctcaagcgagttcccatatgtaacgtctccgttccctccttcagggaacgagggttacgtacgtaacctagacgttaaCAGATGTTGAACCAGTAGTTGAGCATATTATACTGAGCACATCAGAAACAACATGTTGATTCTTTGCAGGCAAAGACCAAAGATCCAGATTTAAGAAATGAACAGCAGGCAGTGAAGAAAATGACAGCTCAGGCCTACATTCCCAAAGATGGTTCCAACAACTACTTGCACATCTTCACTGAGGCTCTAGTGCTTCAGATAGGTGATTTAATGACAGTCTATCTAAACACTGGACAAAATCCAAGAGTCAAAGACCAATACTGCACATACATGGTGAGTAACAGTCATATCATCATTCATGCTGAGATATTATTGATTTGAGTAAATCTTGTATATaacttttgtattattttgaatgttatgaataaatgaatatctCTATTTTCTCGCCTGtctcatttttagattttaagtaAAGGTCAGATTGTAAAAGTAGACAGGTTTAAGATGAAAGGACAGTCTCTAGTGGCTCTGAATATACCTGTAACCAAAGACATGGTGCCATCCTTCCGCTTTGTGGCTTATTACCATGTGGGCTCATCTGAGGTGGTGTCTGATTCAGTCTGGGTTGATGTGAAGGACATGTGCATGAGAAAGGTGGGTCAACCATCACAAGAAGTAGTTGATGTGCCAAGCAACTAGGTCTGATTTTCTGATACAGCATGTCTTGGTTTAATTACAGCTCCAGATTAAGGTGAAGAACAAAAGGAATTCCTATGACACATATGATGAAATCAAGCTGCAGATAACTGGAGATCCTGGAGCTAAAGTTGGTCTGGTGATTGTTGACAAGGCTGTGCATGTCCTTAACAAGAACAGACTCACTCAGACAAAGGTGAATTACCTTCATCGGCATCTCAACAGTCACTGAACACTTGCGAATAGTTATTAATGGTCTCTGTTTCTTTAGATCTGGGATGTTATAGAGAAGCATGACACTGGCTGTACGGCAGGAGGTGGAAGGGACAGTATGGGGGTTTTCACTGATGCAGGTCTGATGTTTGAGTCCAGCACTGCAGGAGGAACCAACACCAGAACAAGTATGTGTATTTgtaatttagtcattttgaataaaaataccagtacatatttttttagtaaagaTATTTACTATCAATAAACACCATATATCTGAAATAATTTACATCAGATTTAAACATCTGAGACATTTAGTGGCAAATTCACTATACAGTTAAtggtttattgtttttgtcccTGAATGTCACCAGTGTCTATAGCAGGGTTCCTTAAATCTTGCCCTGAAATCCAActacctgtgattttctaatgatcctgaagacactgattagcatgctcaggtgtgtttgattagggttagagctagAAAGTCTATTACCTAACACAAAGTGTCATATGCTAATTTCATTGTAATGAATTTTCCTGTAGCACCGGAGTGTTCCTTCCTTTCAAGGAGAAGACGGCAATCGCTGGGTGAGAAACAGCAATTCTGATTCAACCctcttaaatattaaacatgtttttagagTTCACTTCTGCTATTAGATATGCCATTTTTACCTATAATTGTGTTTCGGGTGGACCCtatattagattaaattacagCATAGATATActgcataaatgagtacaccccttCTGAAacataaactttaaaatgttccAGAAAGTCTGAAATGGCTTTtttgttcgttaaatataagttttttatttatatattaatgacAAAACGGCCAGCGGAAGACCATAGTCTGATCATAGTCTGATAAAtgttgccttctcaaatcatcacaaattaaaataaaatctatagatataaaacagtttaagtataaaacaatgttagttaaAACGTTAAACCTAGACAAATGTGTGCTATTCGGCGCATATCCAATCGTTTGTGCGGAAAGTGGAAGCTAAAGCgactttgcaggacatggagatGCCAGCGCGGTCACTTGcacttttttcagtggaaacaatttaaaatattccgtcatttttgctgatAACAGTTCAGAGTGATACATCATTctgaactgtaaagggtctacttttatttgtgtgcactcacaatatcaacaaaatgttgcaaACAGTGCTtctataaaagaaagaaaacatgacaCGCTTTTTGTCGTCTgaacaggaatgacacaaaaatgaatcgaaactcagcgaatacataccttacagacatgatacatatatctatggaaagctttaaattataattaaatgaaataaagcaaatcGAAACTAAAGGAGGAAATGGCGATTCAGGATCCTTgcaacactgactcagaaaacactagtttattaataaataattcaaaaatctccttactatttccccccgacacattcatggtaataacTTTTGCCGGTGATTTGAGGCAAGCATTAGCCTATTACTTGCGCTTGAACGCGGAACTGTTCCAGCTGCCCTGAAGGTGCGCTCGCTGCTGCCGCTGCTGCTGACAGAGACACTAAACGCTTTCCGAGccggtctcgaaagtgaaagcaaaagtgaagTCTCATGTTGTTTCTACCAATGCGGAATtttttttcatcaccataattggtggatatctaaaatataaaactaaggagaagcctaaaacaggcccgGCCCGCGTCTgaactacactctaaaaaatgttgggttgtttttttaacccaactgctgggttaagcctgttgggtcatttagttgggttgttttgctcagtgttgggttgtttttgtgtAACCCAACATTGGGTTACTGATTTTATCCAATCAAGTGACAGTTAAGAGAGTAAGCCACTCCCCCTACTCGACGAGCCAAGCGCTACCTTCGCGGCCATTTTGAATCACCTCAGGAACAACCGTCCTTCAGCGACGACAGAAAAGGTATGTTTGTGGGTTTTT
Proteins encoded:
- the LOC127159073 gene encoding complement C3-like, with protein sequence AKTKDPDLRNEQQAVKKMTAQAYIPKDGSNNYLHIFTEALVLQIGDLMTVYLNTGQNPRVKDQYCTYMILSKGQIVKVDRFKMKGQSLVALNIPVTKDMVPSFRFVAYYHVGSSEVVSDSVWVDVKDMCMRKLQIKVKNKRNSYDTYDEIKLQITGDPGAKVGLVIVDKAVHVLNKNRLTQTKIWDVIEKHDTGCTAGGGRDSMGVFTDAGLMFESSTAGGTNTRTTPECSFLSRRRRQSLETDDDDDYYTDSEEIVSRTWFPESWLWEEIELPNSIGNDYRTTSVTEKEIFLKQSVTTWQILAVSLSPTLGICVAESEEMVVSKSFFVDLKMPYSAVRGEELEIKAIIHNYTPRKQK